The region gaggaaagaaacacaacgttttcggccgtggagccttcttcgggtcgGACATCtcttcagcaggaataaacctctacttgttcctttccatcCTGCACAAGCTGACGCGGCTCCTGACTTGAACTACCCCGGCAATGTAGACTAAAACCCTCTCCACTGTCCATCAAACTACCCAGGTGGCCaaaaggagctccagtcccgcTCTCTGGGGGCTTGGCCGGACGACACTCGCGCTTAATTACACCCTGGTAAAGCAGACCTGCATTTCCATAGGGGCCCACACCTAGTGCCCCTATTACCAACAGCACTAAGCTGCAGCAGTAGGGTTTTCCTCTCCTATGTTAGGTAGAGGCAGGGTAGTCTCACTTACATAAACACAAGCAATTCCACTTTGAAGGGTGTCATAGTCTCCCTCCAGCTGCTCGACATCGGTAAGATTGGCCTCTTCAGCTGTACGCCCGCGTGTTTCGTGTTTATGGGATCATTCTAATCGTTTTCCTGTCTCCACAGCGTTACAGCGGCCTCTAGCGGCCGTATTTGTGTCACTACAGCCCTTTTGGCCCGGCTGTGTGTGTCGTGTCCGGAGAACACCGCACGGTGTCGCAGTTTGtgttgcttttaaaattaaatgaggCTGAACACCTCTCAGGCTTCGGTTCAAAGGTTTCAGCGCCTGCAGCCAAGAAAAATCATGTCTTCCACCAAACAGCAGCTCAGGCGGAGGGGTTTGAAATCACATCACTGATTGAGTTAAGGTGCGGGggcattttcagaataaatacacctgtctctgtctgGTCCCATGAAGGATGAGGCAGGGAGGCCAGGTGGTGCCAGCATGGCTGATACCTCCACTCTTACAAACAGTCTTCTTAGGTTTGGCTTTCTTGGTCAAGAAAAATCGGGGCCTTTGtttgaaattctggtccagGGGGAACAGCGCCCCATACTGGTCTACCACTAGGCAGCAGGCTGGTTTTGCTAGGAGGGCTCCCATCCCTGTACTGACCAGACCAAATCCTTGCTAGCTTGTAAGACCTGTGAGGTCAGGTTGCAAGCGGTAACACTGCTGTcgaacacacctgaagaaggcttcgcAGCAGAAACACtgggtttcttttctttccctcTCGTACACAAGGAGTGTACGTGCCCCTGTGGCCGAAAACACACAGCCTGGCTTTCCAGCACGTGGGCACTGCTGCTGGCCCACCTGGTACCGGCGCCCAGGACAGAACAAAGCTGGATTTTCTCAGGCATCCCTCGGCAAGCCCCAGAGTCCGTCCTGACAGATTCCTTCACTCCCCAAGAGGGCTAATTACACCTTCAGACCAGCTGTGTCTCATTCTCCAGGCTTCTTGCTAATAGCAGGCGACCATCTTGGCTCAAGGCGGCACCGATGAGCCCGAGTGCTGAGCCAAGATGGCGGCTTTCTCACAATGCCAGCTCCTACTACCATTTCTCTGCTCAAGCTGCAGTTTCTTACTGGCTGTCTCCCTCAGGTATGAGTTAGTGATGGCCTGATGATCTTGGGTGGGTTCCAGGCTAGTGATCCTCTATACCTCCCACACCTGGGAATTTCAaccatttaaatatatatatatatattctgctTTACCtgttatatttacttttttagaaTTTAAGTATATGAATTGTTTTTGTGAAGGTACTGGGATAGATAGAGAAAGTATACACTGTATGGTAATAGATTTGTCTTTGTGtggaatttttttaaaagcttgctCAATATTTAAATCATTTCCAACAATATTTATTTGGCAAAGTGACTTGTTTTCTCTCTAGGCAAACTGCCTGCTGAGACTGAAGAAACTAGATGGGCAGTTTTCCCAGAGGGAAAGTATCTTCACATAAATATTCATGTCCTGTTAAAATACTTGAATTCTTAAAATACTGGAACtagatttatttaaatgatCAAATGTTTAACGTGTTTGCAACTACAAGTGCTGTGATCACGCTGTAAAGATGCAGACTCCTCTGAAGTGATCGGTGGTGTGTTTAGTTTATCTCACGACGTgtgcagctgcaaaggtggGAGAGCCGTGGCTGTGGGGTGGATTCTGCATCTCCAAGCCTTGCGGTCCAGCTGTTCTCCCACAGCTGCCGGAGAGTGTGCCCGGTGTGCCTCCTGCTCGCCCAGCTCCCTGGTCTTCGATCCCCTTTCGTCTGACGCCAGGCGTTGTCTGGACTCGCGCTTCACGCACAATGGGGACACAAGTGAGGGGTTTCAACGAGAGGGCAGCACTGGGCCCCTCTGGCAGGGTGGGTCCGCTGGAGCCCACTGGTCCAGCCGTAGCGCAGGCCTCGACCACGTGGCTGAGCAGCTGGCGCCAGGACTCCCACAAGCCTCTGTGGCAGGAAGTGCCCCCTGTTCTCACTTCCCCGTAGTTTCGACTTCCACTTCCAGATTCTGTCCCGGAGGGGCTCATGTGCTCCTGTGTCCGCAGGCACTGCTATGTTGACACCTGTCAGCAATGACTGATGTGGAGGCGACGTACGCAGATTTCATTGCTTCCGGAAGAACGGGACGAAGGAACGCGCTGCACGACATCCTCGGAGCCCAGGGCGACCTGGAGGGCGGCGATTTGTCTCTGAAGCTTTCCGAACTGGACCTCGGGAAAACAGGTGAGGCAGGGCGGAGCGGCCGCCACTGTGCGGGTGTGGCGGTCACGCGGGAGGAAAATGGCACACCGCCAGAACTCTCCCGAGGCTCCATTACTAGGATCAGCCTTATTTCTACCCCAGAATATTCTGAAAATGCCCTTTGCTGTGTCTCAACAGGACTGCAAAGATTAATTCTTAAGGTCTGTGTCTTTTTTGGATTCTGTGTTGCTTCTCTATCTGGGCTTCTGCATAATCTCTCTTCTGTTGACTTTAATTCTACGCTCTGTGTATTTCCCGTTTTGGAGTGTGTTTAGAGTCATTCATTTTCATAGCGAAAAACAAACCCTTGGCGAGCAGAAACATCCCCTCCCGGAGATAAAGTAGTCTGCAGAGAAAGAAATGAAcagaacagagagagagggaagctGACGCACTGCTCAGGGTTTACAGCAGGATGGCCAGAGTGTGTGTGCAGCTCTGTCTGCCCACACTGGGCATCGCTCGGAAGGTAACGCTTCATGGCCAAGTCAGTAAGAAACACTCAAAAACATCAATAGTTTATGCTTAGTATTCTTATCTTCTTTTAAAGATTGTCCAGGTCTCAACAACTTCAAATGTACAATATATGTACCTACTGTCTCCCCATTTGTGCAAAATAAACAGATGATCTAAAGCTGTGTGCTTCTTGTGACTCCAAAATGAACTTTACAATGAAGGCGTACATGTGTGTTTGCTACACACAGTCTGTAGAAACATGTTCATGAAAGAATGAATGAAAGAGTAAGTCTTTTGCTTTGCATTTTAGAATACATCTCTTCCAGTTtagaatatataatatatataatccaAACAGATTACTATTCAAACATTTGTCTTTTCTGGTTCAGGAGCTCATTCAGAAATGATTACGGTCTTTGTCCTTCTTCAGCAGTTGAAGAGCTTTAGTTCTGTAGTTGGTATTGGCCTGGACTCCTCCAGTCTTCAAACTACCTTACAatgctctgtgtctgtgtctgtctctgtgtctttaGTAACACGAGTGTCATTTCCA is a window of Lepisosteus oculatus isolate fLepOcu1 chromosome 6, fLepOcu1.hap2, whole genome shotgun sequence DNA encoding:
- the pkia gene encoding cAMP-dependent protein kinase inhibitor alpha; translation: MTDVEATYADFIASGRTGRRNALHDILGAQGDLEGGDLSLKLSELDLGKTGEGDGGEKSQASSTERPPSAQEEKPEGS